A genomic window from Terriglobia bacterium includes:
- a CDS encoding Xaa-Pro peptidase family protein: MSDPMVAEKLEQVPAILEETRFDAWLLFARETHTLPDPCFDLVVGSNVTWPSAFLLGASGERIAIVGSLDAANLKMHGHYPEIVPYVGGITENLRQVLGRLDPRRIAVNYSVNDLMADGLTHGMYLILLKALEGTPYASRLDSSERIVSALRGRKSTTEQARIRAACDATVEIFDRLTPRLRAGLTEKRVAEMIREEMSRIDGVEPAWDVEHCPAVFTGPESAGAHAGPTDRPIEPGHVMNVDFGVRRDGYCSDLQRTWYFLKPGEAGAPEAVRKGFDTIVEAIREAARALEPGRTGEEIDTVARSYITGRGYPEFPHALGHQIGRDAHDGAGLLCPRWERYGTLPDLRVEAGQCYTIEPRLPIEGHGIATCEEIVAVTDRGCVFLSRPQDDLYVIR; this comes from the coding sequence ATGAGCGATCCGATGGTGGCCGAGAAGCTGGAGCAGGTGCCGGCAATTCTCGAGGAGACCAGGTTCGACGCATGGCTCCTGTTCGCGCGCGAGACCCACACGCTCCCCGATCCGTGCTTCGATCTGGTCGTCGGGAGCAACGTGACGTGGCCCTCGGCGTTCCTCCTCGGCGCGTCCGGCGAGCGGATCGCGATCGTCGGAAGCCTCGACGCCGCGAACCTCAAGATGCACGGCCACTACCCGGAGATCGTCCCCTACGTCGGCGGGATCACCGAGAACCTCCGGCAGGTCCTCGGCCGGCTCGATCCGCGGAGGATCGCGGTCAACTACTCGGTGAACGACCTGATGGCGGACGGCCTGACCCACGGGATGTACCTGATCCTGCTGAAGGCCCTGGAGGGGACCCCATACGCATCGCGGCTCGACTCGTCGGAGCGGATCGTCTCCGCGCTGCGCGGGCGGAAATCGACCACCGAACAGGCGAGGATCCGCGCCGCCTGCGACGCCACGGTGGAGATCTTCGACCGCCTCACGCCGCGCCTCCGCGCCGGGCTCACGGAGAAGCGGGTCGCGGAGATGATCCGCGAGGAGATGTCGAGGATCGACGGTGTCGAGCCTGCCTGGGACGTGGAGCACTGTCCCGCGGTCTTCACGGGACCCGAGTCGGCCGGGGCCCACGCGGGACCGACGGACCGGCCGATCGAGCCGGGCCACGTGATGAACGTGGACTTCGGCGTCAGAAGGGACGGCTACTGCTCGGACCTGCAGCGGACCTGGTACTTCCTCAAGCCCGGTGAAGCCGGAGCTCCCGAGGCGGTGCGGAAGGGCTTCGATACGATCGTCGAGGCGATTCGCGAAGCCGCTCGTGCCCTCGAGCCCGGACGCACCGGAGAGGAGATCGACACCGTCGCTCGGTCGTACATCACCGGCCGCGGGTATCCGGAGTTCCCGCACGCGCTGGGTCATCAGATCGGACGCGACGCTCACGACGGAGCGGGGCTGCTCTGCCCGCGGTGGGAGCGGTACGGCACCCTTCCCGACCTTCGGGTGGAGGCGGGGCAGTGCTACACCATCGAGCCGCGGTTGCCGATCGAGGGGCACGGCATCGCGACCTGCGAGGAGATCGTGGCCGTGACCGATCGCGGCTGCGTCTTCCTGAGCCGCCCGCAGGACGACCTGTACGTGATCCGCTAG
- a CDS encoding thiamine diphosphokinase — translation MDRIGERPQIEMRGLRRRGGVLGAVLVLHGARRAELRRACALAGTLSDGCLLVAVDGGLRTCRAAARKPDLFVGDLDSTSRSPRGVTSVVYDRDKAFSDLAGALRELRTRRVQVVTVAGLLGGRLDHEWTNLLDLAAASDAFAGILAPTDRATVLVTRRGCRAATVRGRTVSLLAVGGPATVTLRGTRWTLRRRRIRPGSLGLSNVTGTSLSLAVHSGAVALVFPAGR, via the coding sequence ATGGACCGCATCGGCGAGCGACCGCAGATCGAAATGCGCGGACTCCGGCGTCGAGGGGGGGTACTGGGAGCCGTGCTGGTGCTTCACGGAGCACGCAGGGCGGAGCTGCGACGGGCGTGTGCCCTCGCCGGCACGCTATCGGACGGCTGCCTTCTGGTGGCGGTGGACGGCGGGCTCAGGACCTGCAGGGCCGCGGCCCGCAAGCCGGACCTCTTCGTCGGCGACCTGGACTCGACCTCCCGCTCGCCACGTGGCGTGACGTCGGTGGTCTACGACCGGGACAAAGCGTTCAGCGACCTGGCCGGCGCGCTGCGGGAGCTGAGGACCCGGCGCGTCCAGGTCGTCACGGTTGCCGGGCTGCTCGGCGGACGTCTCGATCACGAATGGACGAATCTTCTCGATCTCGCGGCGGCCTCGGATGCTTTCGCCGGAATCCTGGCCCCCACCGACCGGGCCACCGTTCTCGTGACGAGGCGCGGGTGCCGGGCCGCCACGGTCCGCGGGCGGACGGTCTCGCTCCTCGCGGTCGGCGGCCCGGCGACGGTGACCCTTCGTGGTACGCGCTGGACGTTGAGGCGAAGGAGGATCCGGCCCGGATCGCTCGGTCTCAGCAACGTGACCGGGACCTCGTTGAGCCTCGCCGTCCACTCGGGGGCGGTGGCGCTGGTGTTCCCGGCGGGGCGCTAG
- a CDS encoding cold-shock protein — translation MARGKVKWFNNTKGYGFIAREDGPDVFVHYSAIRAEGYRTLDEGQEVEFEIKEGPKGPQAENVMPVA, via the coding sequence GTGGCCAGAGGAAAGGTGAAGTGGTTCAACAACACGAAGGGATACGGTTTCATCGCCCGCGAGGACGGCCCTGACGTCTTCGTCCACTACTCCGCGATCCGAGCCGAGGGCTACAGAACCCTCGATGAAGGTCAGGAAGTCGAGTTCGAGATCAAGGAAGGTCCCAAGGGGCCGCAAGCCGAGAACGTGATGCCGGTCGCCTGA
- the lon gene encoding endopeptidase La, whose product MDAILIPSEIGVLPLRNSVLFPHAIMPISVGRRKTLNLLDDVARDGKLIGVVSQRNPADDDPDPAAMFRVGTAARILKIVRLNGNNVNLIIQGLKRIRVDRFVATEPFVKASVTALEDVFEPGVEFDALVRSLINQFQQLVQASPNISNDLGEMVLSAGSSDPARLSDLAASVLNVNVEEKIGLLERNNVRDRVQKLMEIITRELELQEISSRIQSQVADEVGKTQKQYYLREQMKAIQKELGEEDERTAEMEELRKKIDAAGMPDEPRKAAEKELERLSKMPPQAAEYTVSRTYLDWLVSLPWSVETEDKLDVVEAKRILDEDHYDLEKIKDRILEYLAVRSLKKDLKGQILCFAGPPGVGKTSLGKSIARAMGRKFIRISLGGIRDEAEIRGHRRTYIGSLPGRIIQGIKRAGTRNPVFMLDEIDKVGTDFRGDPSSALLEVLDPEQNNAFSDHYLEVPYDLSKVFFITTANVLDTIPPALRDRMEVLRLPGYTEEEKLEIAKGHLVPRQLDEHGLTSEILEIADDGIRMLINSYTREAGVRNLDREVANICRKIARRLVEGKKDRFVATPDQIVDLLGPVRFFREIAERSDRSGVAVGLAWTQVGGEILFVESTRMRGKGKVTITGRLGDVMRESALAALSWIRSSAKELRIDEGIFDHSDFHIHVPAGAIPKDGPSAGVTLTTSLVSLLTGLPVPTDLAMTGEITLRGKVLPVGGIKEKVIAAKSAGIRRVVLPDKNEKDLIDVAEPVKQALSFQFVSEIEQVLDLAFGPALRDRPVPGSAEPDRPARAGEDGPPEVEPESDSATLVETRRGSRR is encoded by the coding sequence ATGGACGCCATACTCATTCCCAGCGAGATCGGGGTCCTCCCGCTCCGTAACAGCGTGCTGTTCCCGCACGCGATCATGCCGATCTCCGTCGGCCGCCGGAAGACGCTCAACCTGCTGGACGACGTGGCGCGCGACGGGAAGCTCATCGGCGTCGTCTCCCAGCGGAACCCGGCCGACGACGACCCGGACCCGGCGGCGATGTTCCGGGTGGGGACCGCGGCGCGGATCCTCAAGATCGTCCGGCTCAACGGGAACAACGTCAATCTGATCATCCAGGGGCTCAAGCGAATCCGCGTCGACCGGTTCGTCGCCACGGAGCCCTTCGTCAAGGCCTCGGTCACCGCGCTGGAGGACGTCTTCGAGCCCGGCGTCGAGTTCGACGCGCTGGTCCGCAGCCTCATCAACCAGTTCCAGCAACTCGTGCAGGCGTCGCCCAACATCTCGAACGACCTGGGGGAGATGGTGCTGTCCGCGGGGTCGTCCGACCCGGCGCGCCTCAGCGATCTCGCAGCCTCCGTGCTGAACGTCAACGTCGAGGAGAAGATCGGTCTCCTCGAGCGGAACAACGTGCGGGACCGCGTCCAGAAACTCATGGAGATCATCACGCGGGAGCTCGAGCTTCAGGAGATCTCCAGCCGGATCCAGTCCCAGGTCGCCGACGAGGTGGGTAAGACTCAGAAGCAGTACTACCTTCGGGAGCAGATGAAGGCGATCCAGAAGGAGCTGGGCGAGGAGGACGAGCGCACCGCGGAGATGGAGGAGCTCCGGAAGAAGATCGATGCCGCGGGGATGCCGGACGAGCCGCGAAAGGCGGCGGAGAAGGAACTGGAGCGACTCTCGAAGATGCCGCCCCAGGCGGCGGAATACACCGTCTCCCGCACCTACCTCGATTGGCTCGTCTCGCTCCCCTGGTCCGTCGAGACCGAGGACAAGCTGGACGTCGTCGAGGCGAAGAGGATCCTCGACGAGGACCACTACGATCTGGAGAAGATCAAGGACCGGATCCTCGAGTACCTGGCAGTCCGCTCGCTGAAGAAAGACCTGAAGGGACAGATCCTGTGCTTCGCCGGCCCGCCCGGCGTCGGAAAGACCTCCCTCGGGAAGTCGATCGCCAGGGCCATGGGACGCAAATTCATCCGGATCTCCCTCGGTGGCATCCGCGACGAGGCCGAGATCCGCGGGCACCGTCGGACCTACATCGGGTCCCTGCCCGGGCGGATCATCCAGGGGATCAAGCGGGCGGGGACGCGCAATCCCGTGTTCATGCTCGACGAGATCGACAAGGTGGGCACCGACTTCAGGGGCGACCCGTCGTCCGCCCTCCTCGAGGTGCTGGACCCGGAGCAGAACAACGCGTTCTCCGACCACTACCTCGAAGTACCGTACGATCTCAGCAAGGTGTTCTTCATCACCACGGCGAACGTCCTCGACACGATCCCGCCGGCGCTACGAGACCGGATGGAGGTCCTGCGCCTGCCCGGCTACACCGAGGAGGAGAAGCTGGAGATCGCCAAAGGGCACCTGGTCCCGCGTCAGCTCGACGAGCACGGTCTCACCTCGGAGATTCTGGAGATCGCCGACGACGGGATCCGGATGCTGATCAACAGCTACACCCGAGAGGCCGGTGTGCGGAACCTCGACCGAGAGGTGGCGAACATCTGCCGGAAGATCGCGCGCCGCCTGGTCGAGGGGAAGAAGGATCGGTTCGTCGCGACGCCGGACCAGATCGTGGACCTGCTCGGCCCGGTCCGGTTCTTCAGGGAGATCGCGGAGCGAAGCGACCGCAGCGGTGTTGCGGTCGGCCTGGCCTGGACCCAGGTCGGAGGTGAGATTCTGTTCGTCGAGTCCACGCGGATGCGCGGAAAGGGGAAGGTGACCATCACGGGACGGCTGGGCGACGTCATGCGCGAGTCCGCCCTGGCCGCGCTGTCCTGGATCCGCAGCAGCGCCAAGGAGCTCCGGATCGACGAGGGGATATTCGACCACAGCGATTTTCACATCCACGTGCCGGCAGGGGCGATCCCGAAGGATGGTCCGTCCGCGGGCGTCACGCTCACCACGTCGCTCGTGTCGCTCCTGACGGGATTGCCGGTCCCCACCGACCTGGCCATGACCGGGGAGATCACTCTCCGGGGCAAGGTGCTGCCCGTGGGAGGCATCAAGGAGAAGGTGATCGCCGCGAAGTCCGCGGGCATCCGACGGGTCGTGCTGCCGGACAAGAACGAGAAGGACCTGATCGACGTGGCCGAGCCCGTCAAACAGGCGTTGTCCTTCCAGTTCGTCAGCGAGATCGAGCAGGTTCTCGATCTCGCGTTCGGCCCCGCACTGCGCGATCGCCCGGTGCCGGGATCGGCGGAGCCGGACCGGCCGGCTCGCGCCGGGGAGGATGGGCCACCCGAAGTCGAGCCGGAATCGGATTCCGCGACGCTGGTGGAGACCCGCCGAGGCTCCCGACGATGA
- a CDS encoding Hsp20/alpha crystallin family protein, whose protein sequence is MAIVRWDPWRDLLSMQDRVNRMLADAPARWGSDEDFGAWAPPVDIFEKGDSLVIRAEMPGVDRNDIDVRIENGVLMLKGERKHEEDVQERNAYRMERSYGSFTRSFGLPTTVDASKISAHLKDGVLELMLPKAEEAKPKRVTIQTA, encoded by the coding sequence ATGGCGATCGTAAGGTGGGATCCGTGGCGAGATCTGTTGAGCATGCAGGATCGGGTGAACCGCATGCTCGCCGATGCCCCGGCTCGGTGGGGCAGCGACGAAGATTTCGGTGCGTGGGCTCCGCCCGTGGACATCTTCGAGAAGGGTGACTCCCTCGTGATCCGGGCGGAGATGCCCGGCGTCGATCGGAACGACATCGACGTACGGATCGAGAACGGGGTTCTGATGCTCAAGGGCGAGCGCAAGCACGAGGAGGACGTTCAGGAGAGGAACGCGTACCGGATGGAGCGGAGCTACGGCTCGTTCACCAGGAGCTTCGGCCTTCCGACCACCGTGGACGCGTCGAAGATCTCCGCTCACCTCAAGGACGGAGTGCTCGAGCTGATGCTGCCCAAGGCCGAGGAAGCGAAGCCGAAGAGGGTGACCATCCAGACGGCGTGA
- a CDS encoding universal stress protein, with translation MSDFETLVVTTDFSESSRRAFAPAMAIARKFSSTVVVVHVVEDRLPAFVDEFAAIPVEEILDSQARRAAQELQQFVKPYEGSGVPLERVVLRGTPHLEIARLAAERKAALVAMSTHGRGFISHALFGSTTERVVRRAPCPVLTVRGPEPKERGGDAGPA, from the coding sequence TTGAGCGACTTCGAGACCCTCGTCGTCACCACCGACTTCTCCGAAAGCTCCCGTCGCGCCTTCGCGCCGGCGATGGCGATCGCGCGCAAGTTCTCCTCCACCGTCGTCGTCGTGCACGTCGTGGAGGACCGGCTGCCGGCATTCGTCGACGAGTTCGCCGCGATCCCGGTCGAGGAGATCCTCGACTCGCAGGCGCGGCGCGCGGCGCAGGAGCTCCAGCAGTTCGTGAAGCCCTACGAGGGGTCGGGTGTCCCACTCGAGCGCGTCGTGCTCCGCGGGACCCCTCACCTCGAGATCGCCCGGCTCGCCGCCGAGCGCAAGGCGGCGCTCGTCGCGATGTCCACCCACGGCCGGGGCTTCATCTCCCACGCGCTGTTCGGCTCCACGACGGAGCGCGTGGTCCGGCGCGCGCCCTGCCCGGTGCTGACCGTCCGCGGTCCGGAGCCCAAGGAGCGCGGCGGCGACGCCGGCCCGGCTTGA
- the fusA gene encoding elongation factor G yields the protein MASVPPERVRNIGIVAHIDAGKTTTTERFLFYTGRSHRIGEVHDGEAVMDFRVDERDRGITISDAATTFIWKDHQINLIDTPGHVDFTAEVERALRVLDGAVVIFDGVEGVEPQSETVWHQADRYEVPRIAFVNKMDRVGADFDAAVRSLRERLHAHAVPIQFPDGSAETFAGIVDLPDRAYLTFDPGSQGRDVIVSAIPGRLAAEAERRRALMVEALAEVHDGLAERYLRDEEISADAFRSALREATLAHRAVPVVCGAALRNSGIQPVLDAVCAFLPAPGDMPPIEGTSPSDGRPIRREPRLDAPFAALVFKVVAATSADLYYLRVYSGRLSSGERTTNPRTGEKERLRRILRMHADRGEPVEEIEAGDIVAVAGLHRTVTGDTLCDEAFPVLLEPIRFPEAVVSVAVEPRTTTDRDRFAEVLARMQREDPTLRSSVDPDTGQTLLSGMGELHLDVVLGRMLRDFGVNAVYGKPRVSYRETARVAAKAAAEYRRQVAGENLFARIELGIEPAPGVPPSVEVLDRLRQGTLPQAYLPSILESVRNAAEGGGLYGYPVTAIRVVLLDAAYDDVGQPEIALNSATSMALREALRVAGSQVLEPYGRLEIRVPEEYLGGVVKTLNQRRAVVEETRFTRGNILVRGVVPIGEMFGYLTVLRSQTQGRGSFSLEPLDYRPVPDSLVALHHDRLYG from the coding sequence ATGGCATCCGTACCTCCTGAACGCGTTCGCAACATCGGGATCGTCGCGCACATCGACGCGGGCAAGACGACCACCACCGAGCGCTTCCTCTTCTACACGGGGCGCAGCCACAGGATCGGCGAGGTTCACGACGGCGAGGCCGTGATGGACTTCCGCGTGGACGAGCGGGACCGCGGGATCACGATCTCCGACGCCGCGACCACCTTCATCTGGAAGGATCACCAGATCAACCTGATCGACACGCCGGGGCACGTCGACTTCACGGCCGAAGTCGAGAGGGCCCTAAGGGTGCTCGACGGCGCGGTGGTGATCTTCGACGGGGTCGAGGGGGTCGAGCCGCAGTCCGAGACCGTCTGGCACCAGGCGGACCGGTACGAGGTTCCACGCATCGCGTTCGTCAACAAGATGGATCGCGTGGGTGCCGATTTCGACGCGGCCGTGCGGTCCCTCAGGGAGCGCCTGCACGCCCACGCGGTTCCGATCCAGTTCCCGGACGGCTCCGCGGAGACGTTCGCCGGGATCGTGGATCTGCCGGATCGCGCGTATCTCACCTTCGATCCGGGGTCCCAGGGGCGGGACGTGATCGTCAGCGCGATCCCAGGTCGGCTCGCAGCGGAGGCCGAGCGCCGGCGCGCCCTCATGGTCGAGGCTCTCGCGGAGGTGCACGACGGTCTGGCGGAGCGATACCTCCGGGACGAGGAGATCTCCGCGGACGCGTTCCGTTCGGCCCTGCGGGAAGCGACGCTGGCGCACCGGGCGGTTCCGGTCGTCTGCGGCGCGGCCCTGAGGAACTCGGGGATCCAGCCGGTGCTCGACGCGGTGTGCGCCTTCCTGCCGGCGCCGGGGGACATGCCCCCGATCGAGGGGACGAGCCCGTCGGACGGGAGGCCGATACGGAGGGAGCCGCGGCTCGACGCGCCGTTCGCCGCGCTGGTATTCAAGGTGGTCGCGGCGACGTCCGCGGACCTGTACTACCTCCGCGTCTACTCGGGACGCTTAAGCTCCGGCGAACGGACCACGAATCCGCGCACCGGCGAGAAGGAACGACTCCGCCGGATCCTGCGAATGCACGCCGACCGGGGGGAGCCGGTGGAGGAGATCGAGGCGGGCGACATCGTCGCGGTGGCCGGGCTCCACCGGACGGTGACCGGCGACACCCTCTGCGACGAGGCGTTCCCGGTCCTCCTCGAGCCGATCCGGTTCCCGGAGGCGGTCGTCTCCGTCGCGGTGGAGCCAAGGACCACCACCGACCGCGACCGATTCGCCGAGGTGCTCGCGCGCATGCAGCGGGAGGACCCGACGCTGCGCTCGTCGGTGGACCCCGACACGGGCCAGACGCTGCTGTCGGGCATGGGCGAGCTGCACCTGGACGTGGTGCTGGGGCGGATGCTGCGTGATTTCGGCGTGAACGCCGTGTACGGGAAGCCGAGGGTCTCCTACCGGGAGACCGCCCGCGTCGCCGCGAAGGCCGCGGCGGAGTACCGGCGCCAGGTGGCGGGGGAGAACCTGTTCGCGAGGATCGAGCTGGGCATCGAGCCGGCACCCGGGGTCCCGCCGTCGGTGGAGGTGCTGGACCGCCTCCGCCAGGGAACGCTGCCCCAGGCGTATCTGCCGTCGATCCTGGAGTCGGTCAGGAACGCGGCGGAGGGGGGCGGGCTCTACGGTTACCCGGTCACGGCGATCCGCGTCGTGCTCCTCGACGCCGCCTACGACGACGTCGGACAGCCTGAGATCGCCCTGAACTCGGCGACGAGCATGGCGCTCCGGGAGGCGCTGCGCGTCGCGGGATCCCAGGTCCTTGAGCCCTACGGCCGGCTGGAGATCCGGGTCCCCGAGGAGTACCTCGGCGGCGTCGTGAAGACCCTGAACCAGCGCCGCGCCGTGGTCGAGGAGACGCGCTTCACGCGCGGGAACATCCTGGTCCGCGGCGTCGTGCCCATCGGGGAGATGTTCGGCTATCTCACCGTCCTGCGATCGCAGACCCAGGGACGCGGCTCGTTCTCGCTGGAGCCGCTGGACTACCGCCCGGTTCCCGACAGCCTCGTCGCTCTCCATCACGACCGGCTCTACGGATAG